From the genome of Dehalococcoidales bacterium, one region includes:
- a CDS encoding cyclase family protein, whose translation MKIIDLTMPLYEGMPAGYGHMAFKNHPMWPDAFKIAETRSWEPHGSRMHLYTIFCEPGTRFILPSYRAQLKYDATLDTIDLQKVIMKDTVVIDIPMKPGEWLAADKLEAAFNKAPVQKGDALLCRTGWGDNERYLKMGHEYREQGPHYSAAAASKLMDLMKKNESEIWLYDNCDMGGTDPATGQFAGFTINEGMIAIGGIVNAGAITKPRVKLSVLPIKAAYCHMAPCRAVAVED comes from the coding sequence GTGAAAATAATCGACCTGACAATGCCTCTTTATGAAGGGATGCCTGCCGGTTACGGTCACATGGCGTTTAAAAACCATCCGATGTGGCCGGATGCGTTCAAAATAGCCGAGACTCGTTCCTGGGAACCCCACGGCTCACGGATGCACCTTTATACCATCTTCTGCGAACCCGGAACCAGGTTCATCCTGCCCAGCTACCGGGCACAGTTAAAATATGACGCGACACTGGATACCATAGACCTCCAAAAAGTGATAATGAAAGATACTGTAGTCATCGATATACCAATGAAGCCTGGAGAGTGGCTGGCTGCGGATAAGCTCGAAGCGGCCTTCAACAAGGCACCGGTACAGAAGGGTGATGCCTTGCTCTGTCGTACCGGGTGGGGGGACAATGAGCGGTATCTGAAGATGGGGCATGAGTATAGAGAGCAGGGCCCTCACTACAGCGCCGCTGCTGCCAGTAAGTTGATGGATCTTATGAAAAAGAATGAGAGCGAGATTTGGCTCTATGATAACTGCGATATGGGCGGTACTGACCCGGCTACCGGACAGTTCGCCGGCTTTACCATCAATGAGGGTATGATTGCTATCGGCGGGATTGTCAATGCCGGCGCTATTACCAAGCCCAGGGTGAAGCTGTCGGTATTGCCCATTAAGGCAGCTTATTGTCATATGGCGCCATGCCGGGCGGTGGCTGTTGAAGATTAG
- a CDS encoding cyclase family protein, which produces MKIIDLTAPLFEDQPGMVGFGGCRTAPTWPRPFVATETRSWDPDGSRFHVYTIFCEPGTRFILPSFRKEYRDDPTIEQIPVERLMMREAVVIDIPKRDDEIVQPDELDIAFKKAPVQKGDALIIRTGWGDGGRHYKLGDLYKDNSPHFNVASGNRLMELMQQNGSDLWTYDMESMSGVDKKNMTRGGFTIRAGMIAIGGVINCGAITKQRVKLMIFPMKVKGGHMAPCSIVALED; this is translated from the coding sequence ATGAAAATAATCGATCTGACAGCGCCTCTTTTTGAAGACCAGCCCGGTATGGTGGGTTTCGGTGGTTGCCGTACCGCCCCGACGTGGCCCAGACCGTTCGTGGCTACTGAGACTCGCTCCTGGGACCCTGACGGCTCCAGATTCCACGTTTACACCATCTTCTGCGAGCCGGGTACCAGGTTTATCCTGCCCAGTTTCAGGAAAGAATATAGAGATGACCCGACGATCGAGCAAATCCCTGTGGAAAGGCTGATGATGCGGGAGGCGGTTGTCATTGATATCCCGAAGAGGGATGATGAGATAGTCCAACCGGATGAACTGGACATTGCTTTTAAGAAAGCACCGGTCCAGAAAGGAGATGCGCTCATAATACGCACCGGCTGGGGGGATGGTGGCAGACATTACAAGCTGGGGGATCTGTATAAGGACAACAGTCCTCACTTTAATGTCGCCAGTGGCAACAGGTTAATGGAACTCATGCAGCAGAATGGTAGTGACCTTTGGACCTATGACATGGAAAGCATGAGCGGAGTGGACAAAAAGAACATGACCCGTGGTGGTTTCACCATTCGCGCCGGCATGATCGCTATCGGCGGGGTGATTAACTGCGGCGCCATCACCAAGCAGCGGGTAAAACTGATGATCTTCCCCATGAAGGTTAAGGGCGGTCATATGGCCCCGTGCTCTATAGTGGCTCTGGAAGACTAA